A region of the Geomonas subterranea genome:
ACGCCCCCTCGCGGTCCTTAAGTACCTCGATGAAAGTGACGAAGAAGTTGGCAACTCCTTCGCGCAGCTGCTGCACGTAGGCGTGCTGGTCTGTCGAACCCTTGTTGCCGTAGACCGTGATCCCCTGCAGTACCTTCTTGCCGTCCCGGTCCAGTTCCTTGCCCAGCGATTCCATGATGAGCTGCTGCAGGTAGCGGGAAAACAGGAGCAGCCGGTCCTTGTAGGGGAGGAGCACCATGTCGCGCTCCCCTTTGCCGGCGGTGGCGTGAAACCAGGAGAGGGCGAGGAGCGCCGCGGGGTTGTCGCTGGTGACACGGCTGCGGGTCGCCTGGTCGCAGACTCTCGCACCCGTGAGGAGCCGCTCTATGTCGATTCCCTGCAGCGCCGCCGGCAGGAGGCCGACCGCCGAGGTCACCGAGGTGCGCCCGCCGACCCAGTCCCACATGGGGAGTGTACCCAGCCACCCCTCTTGGGAAGCGGTCCGGTCCAGTTCGCTGTCGCTGCCGGTCACGGCGACCGCGTGGGCGGCGAAGTGCAGCCCCCCCTTCTCGAAGGCCTGACGCGCCTCAAGCATGCCGTTGCGGGTCTCCTTGGTGCCGCCGCTTTTGGAGATCACCACGGTCAGCGTCCGTTTGAGGCCGGGGCCGATTTCGGCCAGCACCTTGTCCATGCCGTCGGGGTCGGTGTTGTCGAAGAAATAGACCTTCATGCGGTCCTGCGGGCTCCCCAGGCTGTCCGCCACGAACTGGGGCCCGAGCGCCGATCCACCGATGCCGATGATCAGCAGGTTCTCGAAGCGGTGACCGTCCGGAGCCGCGATGTTGCCCTGGTGCACGGATGAGGCGAAGGCTTTCACGGAGGCGAGCGTGTCCTTGATTTCCCCCGTGAGCTCCGGTGTCGGGGCAAGTTCCGGCGCCCTGAGCCAGTAGTGTCCCACCATGCGCTGCTCGTCGGGATTGGACACCGCTCCCGCCTCGAGTTCGGCCATCTCCTCGAAGGCCTTCTGCAGGCGCGGTTCCATCTCCTCCAGGTAGGAGTCGGGAAAGTTCATCCGGCTGGTATCGACGCTGAGGTCCAGTTCGGCATGGTGGTAGAGCCGGTTTTTGTAGCGCTCCCAAAGCTGCAGCTTTTGCATGTCCCCCTCCTGCTTTGATTAGGGTGTTGCTCCCTTCATTCTCATGTGCGTCGGGGCATGATACCATAGATTAGATTTTATTCAAGTAGGAGGCTGGACTCTCCGGCTTTCGCGGGCGAAGCTCCCACCGGGGAGCGCTGTGCAGGCAGTGGCTAGGCGTAATTTGCACAGCCAAGCGGTTTATGTGCAACTTGTGAACATGGTGCAGCCTGCGGCATGAGGCGCGATGCCGGCCGTGTCGCAGTCAAAGCCGCGATAAATCCGCTACTTGTCCCGTGCGGTCACCAGCTGACGGAATTGGTACGGCAGTTGAATCAGAGAAGGTGCCATCAAAAAGAACAGGGGGCGCGGTCGTCGCTCCGTTCGTACCGCAACTGGGAGGTGGGGCATGGTGAGCAATCATAGAGGGGCCTGTGCGGCGGGAGACGGGTTCGGCGCGATCGAGGTGGTGCTGGTCAAGCGGCAACAGCCTCCTGGCGCGGAACGCATAGCCGTGGTTTTGACCGTGGCCTACGATCCGGATGTCTGGCAACTGGTGAACGAGGGGATGGACGAGATCGCAGCCAACGTGATGAGGGTGAGAAAGATGAACAGTGAACGCAAGATGCACGTCGAGGAGAGTGCGCAGCTCTTCCAGAGAAGCCTGGAACCTTTTTTCACCCTGATCTCGGCGACCTCCAAGGAACATGTCATGGACAAGCTCTCGGTCTCGCTCAGAAAGGCGCTGCTGCTCATGGCCATGGAGCGCTATGACTGCAACCGCGAGAAGATGTGCCGCGCACTGGGGCTGACCAAGGCGAAGCTCGAGAAGGAACTTAAACTCTGCGGCCTGGTAAACCAGGATCTGCGCGCCGCCTGAACCAGGGGCGGGACCCGCCGGGTCCCGCCCTTTCTTCGCTCTCCTTGCGCCTCTTTTCCCCCCGTATCCCCCGCCGCTGCCTCGTCTACCCGGACGAAATGCCTTGAATAATGAATACGGATTTGCTAGAGTGCTCCGTCGTTTCCCATTAAAATTTCCGGCCTGGCCGGGTAAAAAACGGCGCGATTTCGTGCCGTTAATATTTTCTAAACGTAAGACTGCGATATTGCGAGTCGCAGAACCGAGGCCTTATTATGGATGCAGCGCTTGCCCTCATCGGGGAAGATCTGAAAAACGTGGAACTGCAGTTCAAGAAGGATCTGCAGTCTGATGTCCCGCTGATTCGCAAGGTGGGCGAGTACGTGCTTTCCAGCGGCGGGAAGAGGATCCGTCCGGCGCTGGTGATTCTGGCGGCCAGGCTCTGTGGTTACCAGGGGAGCCGCAGCGTGCCGCTGGCGAGCGTGGTGGAGTTCATCCATACCGCGACCCTGTTGCACGACGACGTGGTGGACAACGCGAACCTGCGCCGCGGCCTCGCTTCAGCCAACACCCTCTGGGGCAACGAAGCCTCGGTTCTCGTGGGCGACTTCCTCTTTTCCAAATCATT
Encoded here:
- a CDS encoding glucose-6-phosphate isomerase; amino-acid sequence: MQKLQLWERYKNRLYHHAELDLSVDTSRMNFPDSYLEEMEPRLQKAFEEMAELEAGAVSNPDEQRMVGHYWLRAPELAPTPELTGEIKDTLASVKAFASSVHQGNIAAPDGHRFENLLIIGIGGSALGPQFVADSLGSPQDRMKVYFFDNTDPDGMDKVLAEIGPGLKRTLTVVISKSGGTKETRNGMLEARQAFEKGGLHFAAHAVAVTGSDSELDRTASQEGWLGTLPMWDWVGGRTSVTSAVGLLPAALQGIDIERLLTGARVCDQATRSRVTSDNPAALLALSWFHATAGKGERDMVLLPYKDRLLLFSRYLQQLIMESLGKELDRDGKKVLQGITVYGNKGSTDQHAYVQQLREGVANFFVTFIEVLKDREGASMLVEPGATSGDYLSGFFQGTRSALYEKDRESVTITIREISPASIGALIALYERAVGLYASLINVNAYHQPGVEAGKKAAGTVLKLQGEILDMLRRQPGRDFSCEDMAMTLARPEEVETVFLILRHLAANPAHEVGVVPGEKVWESRFRAAS